The genomic window TTACATTTGTTTCTTAAAAGTATGTATACTTACGTTGAAATTTGAATTCGTGTGCAATCTGGACCGTCTGTTCTCCCACCGTTCAACTGAACCATTGCTTGCACGAAGTACATGTGCTTGCAAAATATTATTGTTGAATCTGTGTTCGAGAAAGCAAGAATTACATGTGCTTGCAAAATATATTGTTGAATCTGTGTTCGAGAAAGCAAAAGATTTCTGTGTGTTCCGCCAGCCCTCCGTGAGATTTTGACATATCCAACTTCGAGAAAGCAAAAGGTTTCTGTGTGCCTCCCATCTGTAAGATTTTGACAATCTTGTTTCTTCCATCCGTGGAACGTTGAGAAAGCAAAAGATTTCTGTGTGCTCTGCGTGCCATTTGTGATATTTCCACAACCAAGTTTTTTCAATGCATCGACATTCAACAACCGAAACCGCACCACCTGCCCACAGTTTTTCAATGCATCGACATTCACCAACCGAAACCGCACCACCTGCCCACAATTTACTCCACAATTTAATGGTTGTCCCGGCGGCCCAGATCACACTGGGATGCAGCACGGATAGGGATACATGTATCGGCATTAGACGGGTATGGATACGTGGATacgtcatttttcaaaaaaaaaaaaaaactgatatgCGGatacgttatatatatatatatatttttaaaaataataagaTATGTTAAAATTACTAGAAGCCAAATCATGCAGCAGGGCGTCTAGGAGAGCGTCCGTGGCGGATACGTATGGGCATTCATCAAATCGCATGGATACCTATCAGATTAAGTAtccggcaattttttttttttgcaattttgTTTTCCATACTTCACGGATACATATCCGTCGCGTATCAAGCGTATCATACGGGATACGTGGCCAACCTCACGTATCCGTGCAATGGGGTGCCTGTACGTGCTTCTCGGGTTATATCTGGAGCCGTCGTCAAACCCCGTTCGCATACGGCATACAGCGCGCAGCAGCAGCATCCACACCGCGCAACCACGCGCTCGCGGTGCTCACTGCTGAGCCTGTCTCCATGGCCTGCGTGCACGCGCAGCCCGCGTGGTGGGCGCTGGCGCTCGCAGCGCTGGGGCTCTTCGTGTCGGCGCGCGCCGCGGCGCGCCTCGCGCTGTGGCTATACGCGGCGTTCCTCCGCCCGGCGAAGCCACTGCGCCGCCGCTACGGAGCCTGGGCCGTCGTCACGGGCGCCACGGACGGCATCGGCCGCGCGCTCGCCTTCCGCCTCGCCGCGGCCGACCTCGGGCTCGTCCTCGTCGGCCGGAACCCCGACAAGCTCGACGCCGTCTCGGCCGACCTCAGAGCCAGGCACCCGGGGACGCAGGTCCGCACCTTCGTCCTCGATTTCGCCGCCGCCGATCTCGCCGCGAAGGTGGACGCGCTCGGGGAGCTCCTCCGGGGCCTGGACGTGGGCGTGCTCGTGAACAACGTCGGCGCGTCGTACCCGTACGCGCGCTACTTCCACGAGGTGGACGAGGCGCTGGCGCGGAGCCTGATACGGCTCAACGTTGAGGCCGTCACGCGGGTGACGCACGCCGTGCTCCCCGGCATGCTGGAACGCGGGCGTGGAGCCATCGTGAACATGGGCTCCGGCGCCTCTGCCATCATGCCGTCCGACCCGCTCTACACCGTCTACGTCGCCACCAAGGCGTAAGTAGCCAGTGCTCCTCACTCCCTCTGTTTTGTCTGCTTCCGAGCTGCTTTATAAATTTAGGATTTCTTTAGATAACAGTAGTGATGGAAGAATCCTGAGGTTAAAAGTACTTAAGGTCTTTGTTTTAACTTTTAAGTGAACATAACTTCAAACATGATAGATTGGAAATGATGCACAGTCTAGAAATTCCATGAGCTTGGCCTTGGCCGGTGGAGAACTTCGGGCTGCTTAGCTTATATTTTTAAGAAATCGTCGGTGTGAGTCCATCGCGTGATGTAGTGGCTATAAGTGAACATAACTTCAAACCTGGATAGATTGGAAATGATGTACGGTCTACAAGTCTGCGTCCATCTCGTGATGTATGTCCTGTTCGTTTGgatgataagtcatgactgaaagtactattggttggtttgttgtaagagaaaaatattattaattagctgaaaaaatacggcttataagccaaaccagtgcGGCTAAAAGCATATTCCCTCCGTCTCAATTACTGTTCTTTTAGGATTCGTAGCGTATATCAAGGATTGAAGCAAAATAGTGCACACCCCTACAACATTATATAATTACTCGGTATTACATCTGGTGCAGAGTAAATGAACATTCTTCGTATGTCCTATCATTGGTACAGCCACAAAGGTCAACAAGCCAATTGATTACCCACCACTACAGCAACTTTTTCACCCCAAAACATGCTAgagtattttttttctcaaacaatgGACCAGGACATGCTTCATCAATTGCTCATATGTCctgtaagcccttgtttagttcgtgaaatttggattttgggctactgtagcaccttcgtttttatttggcaaatagtgtccaaacattgactaattaggcttaaaatgttcgtctcgcaatttcccaccaaactgtgtaattagtttttcttttcgtctacatttaatgctccatgcacaggccgcaaacattcgatgtgacaggtactgtagcaactttttggattttggggtcgaactaaacaagggctaattgGTGATATTGATTCCTATAGGCATGGGGCTCACCTAGCTAGCACGACGACATTCTTTATGGGACTTACTTTGAATGCTAACGACCATAATAATTACGTAAATCGTTTTCCTTTGGAAACATGAGGCACGGTCTAGAATTCCATAAGCTTATTATTAGAGCACATTCGGGCTGCTGAGCTTATTTAACTTGTGTAAAGTATATATAACTGTGGGAAGATCATTTTTCTAAAACTTAAAGATTTTAAAATGAATTGTTGGGGTCATATACTCATATGGAAGCACTAGATTACTATGCAATAATAGGAATAATTTACTGTTGTCAGTCATACTCTTTTTACGAAAGTATGGACTAAGGAATTTAGTGTAGAATTGATCATACCATCAAATAGTCTCTTGTGTTTTCTGTGTCGATTATTGTGTTCTCACGATTATAaagaaaattaaagaaaatcaaCGTTGTTTATAAACTGCTACTGTCTACAACTAATGCTCAAGTATGTTATGAGAAGAGGTGATGAGGCTACTTATTTTTTTTTTACTTGCCAGCTATGTCGACCAATTCTCGAGGTGCCTATATGTCGAATACAAGAGCAAAGGCATAGACGTACAATGCCAGGTGTGAACTAACTGCTTTTTATTTGCAAAATACATTCTCACTTTACCAAACTGCTAAAAAGTTTAAAAcgtaaataagtaacccttttaAATTTCTTCGTTGAATCTATCTAAACTGTTCTATGACAAGCAGTAACATTTAGATATTCTtgctatttatttattttcattaaTATGTATTTTGACCGAAATTTGTCTGCAATATTATTAGTAGTTATAAAATTATAATAATTACCAAGTGATGTTGAATACGAACCAAATAATATCAACTCTCTGAATTAagcgtgtcgggttcataaacccggggtccccaatggacccactTCCCTACAAAACTCGGCCCAGCAGGTGGCGCAACGACAACACACACCTGGACCGGCCCAGATACACAATAAAAGGCCAAGACCACACTTTGGTCCCCGACCGACACCTCCGACCAGGGCCTCGTCCGACCTCTGGGGAtgggccccgcctcgcccgacatctgggtcgcgggctccgcctcgcccgaccccttggacgtgggttccgcctcgcccgatcccttggtgcgggctccgtttcgcccgaccccaaggacacgggttccgccttgcccgatcccttgggtgcgggctccgcctcTCCCGACCCCCTTTCTCCGACCAAGGATGCGCCGGACatctgctcgctgctctttcaCGGCCGACACGGTCGAGgacgactgggaacgaccgaccggggacgcccgctcggtgtgggcctagggagtaggcggagcagataaggtaaggcgctcaagtcaaccgcgatatcgaggaccgtaccctgcgatACCCTGCGCACCTACGAGACAGTACCACTAGGTTATGACAGATGGACACTATATAACCTTCCAAACGCGTCAAAACacaaacaatgttgtgggcgacGTCGTTTGccataccctgccatgccctgcgcactTGCAGGACGGTGCCATCGGGGCAtcccaggcgaacacggtagagcctgtcAGACGCGTctggacataaacagtattgtgagcGCTGGCAGCCATCCCGTACCCGatggcgtgagcaacaagacGAGGCAACACACGTATACactttctctctgtctctctgacttgtaagaccatccccttcacctataaaaggggatgcactctctccgaAAAAAAGAAGAGACTGAACGACTCGAGGACTCGaacagctcaatagctctagaactcgacagctacatagagcatacgctccaGTAGTTAGCGCACGTTAAAGCACCCGTCGCTCTCTTCCATTCGAATCAGAGTCCGACtgggcctttaacacccccttcttatttctactcgtttgtaaccccacaacaaacttcgatcacctagactcaggaataaagtcaccgaccgtctagggcacgttgtctgaaccagtataaatactGTATCATTGCGTGTTAGGCCAAATCCGATCACAATGCATAACAaaattacaaatatttacttgttggtaacttttcgcaccgacaaagCGCTTTTCGATGGCAATGCACTCAGTTTACGAAACTGCTAAAAGTGTTTAAAATATGTTAAAGTCTCCATTGAATCCGTCTAAATTGTTTGATGCAAAGCATTAATTTTGCACTCCTCCGTCGGTATCCCTTCTCGTTATGGAATGCTTGAATAGTTGAATGCACATAAGTTACCACGGTCTTTTCACATTCTCATATACAATCCATTTTTATATGACATACTAATCATTAACAAGTGATAAAGTACGGATATAATATTAATATTGATTTCATGGCACATAACTTTCATTATTTGACTAATTGTTGGTCAAATCATGAACTTGGATAATTCAAAAATGCTTTATAAAAATGAACAGAGGGAATGCAAGTTATGCATGCTACAATGCATGTGCTAGGAGGGACAGTAGCATTGCATTTGCATGGTAGGGGAAACAATAACATGATTTCCTGGTGATGTACAAGTGGAGCTCGATGCAATGGTACTTGCAAAAGCCGTTGTCCGATGGCCCCAATAAGAAACCGGTGTGCATAATGCATATTTATTGGATACTAGCAGAAATTAAATAAAACCACCGGTACATCTTCCCTTTGAAACATCCAACTGCTCCAAATAAACTCGAAGAAACATTTATAGGAAGTTGACTATCGGTGATATGCTCGCTGTTGGTGTCATGAATGCTGTTATATGGAGCCATCATATCTACTATGCTATCTGCCCTTGCCCATACATTCAAGATATACTCCATGATTTAAAGCATGCTAGCTGAACTCTTTTGCCATGAGTGCAGTGGCTACTAAAAGTCTTGAATCTTTTTTTtgggtgagaaagaaataagtcTTGGAATCTGTATGTACGTTGTTCTGTGATCCAGGTGCCCATACAGGTGGCGACGAAGTTGGCGTCCATCAGGAAACCCACCTTCCTGGCACCGTCGCCGGAGACGTATGCCCGCGCCGCCGTCCGCTACATCGGGTACGAGCCGCGGTGCACGCCGTATTGGGGGCACGCACTGGTGTGGCTCCTCATCTCCCTTGTGCCCGAGCCTATTGCCGACAGGATGTTCCTAAACAGGTCCATCAGCATCCGCGCCAAGGGCCGCGCCAAAGAAGCTAAGAAGAAGGCGCAGTGACGAGCGAGGGTCTCTCCGTGTTGGTTAGTGGATTTGAAGTCCTGGAGTTGATTTGGCTTGTCGAACATATGGTAGAACAAGATGTGAGAGCTatgtgtgttgtagctgttaggGTCTAGCTCTGTCTTGTCGACATTCTTGATTCTGATCCTGAATAATAGCGTCTTGCCAGCGAGTTTGGATTTGGAACAGTCAAAACTTGTTGATGTCACGTAACTTTAATTTTTTTCTGTCCTCTTAATAAAAAATAGGCTACTGCCTAACCGCGAGAAAAAGAACAAGTGCATGCTCAAAGCATTTTTCTTATTATCTTTGAAAAACAGTGTTCAAAGCAAGTGACAGCCAAAGAAAGCAATTTCTTTGGATTGGCACAAAACCACTAAGGGGCCGTTTGATTCCCCAAAAATAACTCCATGGAAGGATTCCAGGCTGGAACTGTTAGCTAATTTTATACTATAAGCTAATGACTCCATAGAAGGAACTGTTAgctaatttatataagctttaaCTCCCTAAAAGGATTGCTGGCCTCATTCCGCCCTCACCGAACGAGCCCTAAAGCTTCTTATGTTTGATGAGAATTAATAAATGAGATTGAAAGTGGAGACATTAAATATATTACAAGTTATTATTATTAAAACCACCCTCGTCCCCTCCGATCCTCTTGGAGAGAGGATTATTAAACGAACCAGCCATAACAGGGGCAATCCCTCCATCAGCCGGCTTCGAGTTCCCTGCTGGAGACGCCAAGTCCGACTTCGAAGAGGAAAGGGACATCTTGTGTGGCCTTTATAGGGAACCCATATATGATTTCGCGGCGGCGCTCTTCCCTTCGACAGGACGACGACGTGCTCTCCGCTTCGACAAGACGACGACTTCGCCGGGAAAGCACAAGACGAACGACAGGAACATGCCGAGACAACTCAGCCAAAAGATTACCACCCGCCAGGGGGCAGAGCAGATGACTGCCGAGATCCAGGCCACACAGATACAGGGCCAGGTTCCTTATTCAACCCTTATGCTGCTGTGGATGCTCAGCTCGTGACTCAAATTGTGTGATGCTGAGCAAAAACTTGCCGTTGTACACGGCAAATTTGGGACTTTGGGAGATAGTTTCACTAACTTAGTAGCAATTCGTTGGGGCTGCTATCCTATTATATTGGAAAAGTTGTGCATGTAATGCTTAGATCTGTACTGCTGTGCTATACTATATGTATTATATGTTCTGTCATGTATGTTTGCATAGCATTTGTTTTGAGatctgttctttctttctctcctgTTAACTCATTCGAACATCAATGTAGGAACATGAGCAGGAAGATAGGATTAGCGAACTTCCAGACCACATTCTCATGACTATTTTAGACAGGCTTGAAAAACTACGGGATTGCTTTCGGAAATTGTTTTAGACGTGGGGCACTATCAGTCCGGGGAGGCCAGTTCTGATTATACACGTGATGAGTTGGCACAATCCAATGTCTCATTGGTTGAAGCCACAAAGAGTATCTTGGCACATAAGAGTCAGCACACCATCAACTACCTGAGCATAAAGTTCTATGTGAGGGATGAATCAATTGATATTGTTCGTTCCGTGGATAACGCCATGGCGAACCGGGAGGTTACTAGAGCAGACTTCACAATCATAACAGAGAGACTAGAGACATCATGCGTGTATGGAAGAATTTTCATGACATTCTTGGATGGTTATACCCGGGCATTTGGTGGTCTCACAGGCTTGTGCCTATATTGTCTGAGACTTGGCGAGTTTGACATGCCTAATGTGCTTTCTGCATGTAAGAAGCTAGAACACCTTATCCTCAACAGGTGTGACGCCGGGATTGGATCTGTCTTACAAATAGAGCACCCGCAACTTTCTCAGTTGAGTATTATCCATTGTGCATGTGATAGGATTGAGCTCAATCGGCTTCCAAGGCTTACGCATTTGACCTGTAAATCTTGGCGTCCTTCACATGATATATATCCATTGACCTTCGGCTATGTTCCAAAGCTTTCGGTGCTAATCCTTAATTCTATGGGTTCTATTTACCACAGAAATATTAGGCTAAGTGAATTCCTCCATAACGTGGTCATAGTAAAtctggatttgaattttcaatgCCGAAAGGTTAGTTGATGATAAAATATTTTGTGATTGAGATTTTATATGTCCATAGTAATGTTTCTTTTTAAGATTTTTTGTACTCTATTTATCTGGGCAGATTTGGATTCAACCTGAAGCGCCAAAACAATTATTAGCTCATCTTTTGCGTAATCTTCGAATGCTTAGACTACGTTTCATTAATGAAGAGTGTGACCTCTCTTGGACAATGTTTTTCTTAGAAGCTGCGTCCCTCTTGAAGAAAATAGACAGGTACACTTATTTTTCTAATTGCTCCAAACATTTTTTTGTTGATTTTTCGACATATATGTAATTGGGATATCTTCATTTTTGCACCATTTTACTCCAATGAGGTATTCCTTTTTTTATCTCCTTTTCTTTATGTTCCGATCTCCACCCTTGGAAATAAGACTTTTAAGAAATATATACTATTGTAGCATAGCACATGAAGACAGCTATTATGTTTTTTTACGACTAG from Miscanthus floridulus cultivar M001 chromosome 11, ASM1932011v1, whole genome shotgun sequence includes these protein-coding regions:
- the LOC136490827 gene encoding very-long-chain 3-oxoacyl-CoA reductase 1-like, which codes for MACVHAQPAWWALALAALGLFVSARAAARLALWLYAAFLRPAKPLRRRYGAWAVVTGATDGIGRALAFRLAAADLGLVLVGRNPDKLDAVSADLRARHPGTQVRTFVLDFAAADLAAKVDALGELLRGLDVGVLVNNVGASYPYARYFHEVDEALARSLIRLNVEAVTRVTHAVLPGMLERGRGAIVNMGSGASAIMPSDPLYTVYVATKAYVDQFSRCLYVEYKSKGIDVQCQVPIQVATKLASIRKPTFLAPSPETYARAAVRYIGYEPRCTPYWGHALVWLLISLVPEPIADRMFLNRSISIRAKGRAKEAKKKAQ